TTTTGATTATGAAACAATTTCTTCTGACCCCCACGAACTAAATGTAAAGAAAATTAACCCCTATTTATTAAATGCTGATACCTTTTTTATAAAAAACAGAAAAAACCATTTCCAAAAAAATTGCGTACCGCAGTTATCATTTGGGAGTATGCCTAATGATGGAGGTTTTTTAATTTTAAACGATAATGAAGCGCGTAGTTTTATACAAAAAGAACCTAAATCTAAAAACTTCATTAAACCTTTTCTTGGTTCTAGAGAGTTTATTAATAATCTTCCCAGGTATTGTTTATGGTTAAAAAACTGTAGCCCATCAAACCTTAAGTCAATGCCTATAGTAATTGAGAGAGTTGAGGCAGTACGTAAACAAAGATTAAAAAGCACTCGACCACCAACAAATAAATTAGCTCAATTCCCATGGTTATTTGGCGAGATAAGACAGCCAAATCAACGTTACATCGCTATTCCAGAAGTCTCATCTCAAAGCAGGGACTATATTCCAATTGGTTTTTTGGATAAAGACACTATAGCAAGTAATAAACTTTATACTATCTCTAACGGCAACTTATATCATTTCGGGATAGTCACATCTAAAATGCATATGATTTGGATGAAAACTGTTGGCGGCCGATTAAAAAACGATTATCAGTATTCTAATGGTATTGTGTACAATAATTTTTCTTGGCCAGAAGCGACCGACATGCAAAAAGAGGCCATTGCTAAAAAAGCTCAAGCTATCTTAGATGCTAGAAGCAATCACAAAGAGTCATCACTGGCTGATTTATATAATCCAAATCTCATGCCTGTTGACTTGAGAAAAGCTCACAATGCCTTAGATAAAGAAGTGGACAAAACTTATCGCAAAGAACCATTTAACAGTGAACTTGAGCGCATACAGTTTCTATTTGAGCGTTATCAAAAACTGACTCAACTTTAACTATTGAATAACTTAAAGCACATTGTATATTTATAGCCCTACCCTGAAAATAAACTCTAAGAAATTATATAGAGCGTACTTATTGTGAAATAGATAATAACTTGATTTTTCAATCACCAAAGAAAAGACACTCTGCATTATAACGCTTGATTAACCTTATTGTGTTTGATAACAGACTATAATGTCATTAAGTAATGAAAGCACAATAATTCGTAAACTCACCGTTGATTACCATATAGTTTCTAAATACCACGCTTCTTGCCACGGAATTATTGGACCATTAAATACCCATCAAATTAAACTCATTTCAGAAGCGAGAAAAACACTAACTGATAGGAAAAAGATTATATTCAACGATGATAGTATAAGATCGACGTGCTTTGAAGGTTACAGTGAGCAAAAGTATCTGTTTTTACTTTGCCCTGGTGTACAGACTTTTGTTGATCGAACAGACCTTAACAGTTATTCAATTTTTAAACTTATAATTCAGTTTTGCTCTACAAAAGCAGATTTAAACTTCCGATCTAGAGTAAAACCAAAAACTTTAGACCATTTGGATCGATTTGAAGCCGATCTCAAAGAGTTAGAAGAGTATCATTATAACATTAAAAATAAGATGGAGGTGATTAATCAACTAAAAAACACTCTTCATGGCATTAATAATAATTTAAAAACTCGTGGAAGAGGTCCAAATTGGGGAGAGGAAAAGTGGCTATTTCAAGAACTATCTGCGATACCTCTCCTATATAAAAATAATAAATCTAAACTAAAAACTAAAGAAATTGCTTTGATAATGGTTGCATATGGTCTTTGGCTTCCTTCAAGTGAAAACTACTCTTTAAAAGACATTATAGAAAGCCAAAAAGACAACATTTATAATGCAACCAAAAGAAGATCAAAAGCAATAGCTTCAGTAGTCAATGAATCTATCCATCCATACATTTGGGAAGCACATAAAATTTATCGTACTCAAATAACTAAAAACTCTTAGTTCAAGTCCATTTTAATCGCACTATAAGATTGATAACACATAATCATGATTGAAAATTCAGATTATGATCATCAAGATAACCAACAAGTTAACTACTTTGATTACGAAAAACTTAGTCAATTTTTGAGTGTCAAAAAATCAACATTATATGCATGGGTTTCACGTAATGAAATTCCATTCATACGTATAAGCAGTAGATGCGTTAGGTTTGATTTTAATCAAATTAAAGCATGGCTAAAAAACAAACAAAAGTCCTGTAACTAAATTTTCAATTCTGTAAACCTACTTATTTTATCCTTGGGAAAGGTATAATGAGTAGGTTTACGGTTCACTTGCCACAAAAGTGACGCTACTTTCCAAGTCATAGCGATAAATGGCTGGACTGATATAATTAACTGCGACTAGGTTAAAGATTTATCAGTAATTTGGGTTTTCTGCCTGACTTGTGGTGACGGATAAAACTGTATCAATCCCCTATCTACTAAACAAGTTGTTTTTGACCCAAATACCCAAAATAGTGTTTCTATGAAGATAATTAGGTAAAAATCTAGGATTAATAGTCCGAGGTGTGCTTTTACAGTTTACTTCAACTTAATCGGCAGTTTAGAACGTGGGGTTAGCCGTCCACAGGACTTTTTACTTAATGTTGTTGTAAACACACAGCATTGCTCAATGATGTCTTTTTATTCGAGCATTTGTTTGTTAGTTTTTTACGCTTTTTTTAGGTTTTGTAACAACTACTGTTAAAAATTTTTAAATAATTAGCCGTAAAGAAAAGGGGGGAGTTGTATCTAAAATTAAATATATAGAGGAAAAAATGAGAAAAAAATACCCTAATAAAATAAAGTATCATGCCATGCAATTGTGGGCAGATGGCTTTACCTATTCACAAATAACTAAAATTGTTGGTATTTCCAGTTGGAGAACTGTTGAAAACTGGAAAAAAGCAAAAACCCCATGTTGTTGGGACAAGTATACCGAAGAAGTACGTAAAAAGCGCGTTGATGAAATTAAAAATGAATCCTTTGATTGTTATAAAAAAACAATAACAAAGCAGCACAAAGTACTTAATAAACTACTCAATCAATCCTACGATGAGCTACTTCAGCGATTAGAGAACGATGAAATTAATACTGATGATGTAATCAAGCTATTCATTTGGTCTATAAAAGCTCAGAGAAGCCTTTATTTAGACCCTCAGGAAGCTCTTGAATTATTTAAAAAAGAAATCAAAGTATTATAATCAGCTGTTTTTTTTTGGTGTTTGAAACTGCTCTAATAGTGCCAAAGTGTAGTCAATAAAACCACAAATATGAAGCGCTTGCCTATCAGAAACTTGCAACAAATTATGATGGCTATCATTTCTAATCATAGCAAACAAACCAGATAGCAAATCACGAATACCCTCGTTTTGCTCGTCTTTTTTTATTGGTATTAATTTTGGTTTTTGGTTTGAAAAAACATTGTTTATTAGCTTTATACCGCTTAGATTAGAATTGCTTGGAAGCTTAGCCTTCTCCTTAATTCTATTTTCTAAAACGGTAGCGGATTCTCTTATTACAGTATCAAATAGATCTTCTCCATGAGTGTTTTTTTCTTCGATTCTGAGTTTAAAGATCCCCTCGCATCTTTTCTTTAACTCCTGATCGGTAATCTCCATCAGTCCCATGTATGGGGCAAAAGTTTGGTTTAAATCTTCAGTTATATTTTGCTTTTCAAGCGTAAATTTTTTCTGTGCTACGTCACTTGCTTTTGTTAAATCAATCAAATAGCTGGGAACTTTAAGACTATTTAAAAGCCCACTTTCTGCTAAATCACGTTTTGTTTGAATAACTTGATCAATCTTTTCTACAGTTGCTTTTAATAATTCAGGATTAGCTTGAATAAGCTCAATTTTTTTCCTTTCTAACTCTCTTATTTGTGCATAAGCACCTGCTTTTATAATTCTCAATGACCAAAAGCTAATACCACGTGCAAAATCATCTTCATCTTGTTTTTTTTTATAATACTCAATTATTCTTTCAACATGTTCATGTAACTCTGATTTATTTTCTATTTCAAAAGACTTTAATACCTCTTGATCATTATCCAGTCTTTGTTTAATTAACTCCAGGCCCGGCAGAAATAAATCGATAATACTTTTTCTTAAAATAACGTGTGGAACTGTTTCATCATCATGAGGTTGTTTTTTATCTTTCATGCTATTTAAAGTACTATGAATTAAAAACTTTTACCAAGATACTTAATTTTATTGTCTGCTCCAAGCTTATTTGCCTCATTTAAAGCTTTGTTTTTATCATTTTCATTTGGTGAAATAAACCAGCACCATCCCCCATAGACTATTCCAGTTATATAGCATGCAATTTTATCGCTTTTTGCAATCGGTGTTGTAAACTCAATGATTTCTGTCAAATCTTGTGAGTAGTAAATAGCATAGGCTTTATTTTCTGACGATTTAAAAGCTATTCTATACTTTACTAACTCTTTAGGGTTAACAAGCTTAGAAGTAATCAACTCATCATCTGAGTAAAAAGAAACCTCTGCTACTGTGTTCGGTGCTATGGGTTGATCTGGAGACTGCATTGCAGAATGAATTTTTTTAGTTGTACCTGATACCAATCTATAAGATTGCCCTTCAAACTCTGCTACTGAGTCACTAAATGAAACATAAACTACATCACTTGATCTATTTTTAATCCAAAAATGATTTAGCCTTGTTATATCTTGTGAGATTTCAATTGACTCAGGGATTATATTTTTTGGTCTAATGTCATTTTCTGGCCTATGGATTACTCCTTTCCATCTGTAAGTGCTACAACTTGTTGTAGTTAAAACTAATAAAACTATAACTAACTGGTTTTTTAAAATTTGTAATTTTTGCATAAAAGAGCTCCTAAACTAATAAACGACCCTTCTTTAATTATACCTTCTTATAGGAAGAGAATCAAAACATCTTATCCCTATTATTGAAAATAATGAAAAAGGCAGAATTTTTAAAAAAACTGGGAAAGCACATAGCAAAAATAAGAAAATCAAAAGGTTACAGTCAGGATAGGTTATACTTAGAAGCTGGGTTTTCACGAGGAACTGTCTCAAAAATTGAAAATGGACTAGTAAACCCTCAGATTTTTACATTGTATAAAATTGCAAAGACTATTAACGTTTCTGTTTCAACTTTGATAAGTTTCTCTGAAAAAGACTTATAGTAGCTAATAACTATTTTTCATTATTTGTTTTACTAATCCATTGCGTATGCTCTCTCGAAACAAGCATTTCAACTCTCTCAGCAAGTTGTTTTTGTGTATCACTATCTCCGTACGGACCAGCTTTTGCTAAAAATAGATACTTTTCTTTTCTAAGAGCTTCACAAGTGGCACGATACATTATCCAATTATGTTGATCTTGATTGAGGGATGTCCAAGCTTCCAAGAAAGAAATTAAAACTCCTAATACTCCAATAACTAAAAGATCAGCTTTTATACCAGCTAACAATGGAATTAAACTCGAAAAAATTATGATAAAAACTTTAGACAGCTTAAATCGTTTTTGATGAGCTTGGCTTTTTTTATCATACCATTCAATTTGCTCCTCTAACCTGCACAGTGTTACATTTTCTGAATGATCTTTCATTTTTTAACCTATTAACTTTTCTATACTCCATGGGTCCCAAGAATAAAACTTACTATTCTTAGGAAACTTAGTAGGAAGTTTAGCAGATTCTACTCCTTTTAGCGCCATTCCAATTACCTTCTTTTCTAATTCAATAGCTTTTTCAATCTCCCAGTTTACCCACTGACTCTTGTACGTATCATTACCTATTAGTACAATAACAGCAGAAGACCTTTTAATTTTATCTATGATTTTTATTTTTAAGTATATTGAGTCCGTACTATTAATTGGTTTTTTTATAGATTCATCATAAAACTCTAAGGGAAATTT
This sequence is a window from Oligoflexia bacterium. Protein-coding genes within it:
- a CDS encoding helix-turn-helix domain-containing protein; translation: MIENSDYDHQDNQQVNYFDYEKLSQFLSVKKSTLYAWVSRNEIPFIRISSRCVRFDFNQIKAWLKNKQKSCN
- a CDS encoding helix-turn-helix domain-containing protein, translated to MRKKYPNKIKYHAMQLWADGFTYSQITKIVGISSWRTVENWKKAKTPCCWDKYTEEVRKKRVDEIKNESFDCYKKTITKQHKVLNKLLNQSYDELLQRLENDEINTDDVIKLFIWSIKAQRSLYLDPQEALELFKKEIKVL
- a CDS encoding TIGR02391 family protein; protein product: MKDKKQPHDDETVPHVILRKSIIDLFLPGLELIKQRLDNDQEVLKSFEIENKSELHEHVERIIEYYKKKQDEDDFARGISFWSLRIIKAGAYAQIRELERKKIELIQANPELLKATVEKIDQVIQTKRDLAESGLLNSLKVPSYLIDLTKASDVAQKKFTLEKQNITEDLNQTFAPYMGLMEITDQELKKRCEGIFKLRIEEKNTHGEDLFDTVIRESATVLENRIKEKAKLPSNSNLSGIKLINNVFSNQKPKLIPIKKDEQNEGIRDLLSGLFAMIRNDSHHNLLQVSDRQALHICGFIDYTLALLEQFQTPKKNS
- a CDS encoding helix-turn-helix transcriptional regulator translates to MKKAEFLKKLGKHIAKIRKSKGYSQDRLYLEAGFSRGTVSKIENGLVNPQIFTLYKIAKTINVSVSTLISFSEKDL
- a CDS encoding DUF4231 domain-containing protein; its protein translation is MKDHSENVTLCRLEEQIEWYDKKSQAHQKRFKLSKVFIIIFSSLIPLLAGIKADLLVIGVLGVLISFLEAWTSLNQDQHNWIMYRATCEALRKEKYLFLAKAGPYGDSDTQKQLAERVEMLVSREHTQWISKTNNEK
- a CDS encoding TIR domain-containing protein codes for the protein MKKRVFLSFMYEDESQVNGLRLLAKSPKFPLEFYDESIKKPINSTDSIYLKIKIIDKIKRSSAVIVLIGNDTYKSQWVNWEIEKAIELEKKVIGMALKGVESAKLPTKFPKNSKFYSWDPWSIEKLIG